CTCCTTGTCCTCGCCCTCCAAAACCACCCAACCCTCCGTCGCCGCCTGGTGGAAGACCACCGAGAAATACTACCACCTCACCTCCAACAAAAAGTccaactctctctccctctctctgggAAGACAGATTCTCGACCAAAAATACTCCCTCGGCAAATCCCTCACCACCAAACAGATTGTGGCATTGGCCGCAAAGGGCGACCAGAAAAACGCCATCAACGTTGTCCTGACATCCGCCGACGTCGCCGTTGATGGGTTCTGTATGAACCGGTGCGGGACCCACGGGTCTGCCTCCGGCGCTACCAAAACCGGACACATCAAGGGCAGCAAGAACTATAAGTTCGCATACATCTGGGTCGGAAACTCGGAGTCCCAATGCCCGGGGCAGTGCGCGTGGCCATTCCACCAGCCTATCTATGGACCGCAGAGCCCACCCCTTGTGGCTCCCAACAACGATGTGGGCCTCGACGGCATGGTCATCAACCTTGCTAGCCTTCTTGCCGGGACAGCCACCAACCCATTCGGGAATGGATACTTTCAGGGCCCAGCCGAGGCGCCTTTGGAGGCTGCTTCGGCCTGCCCGGGAGTTTACGGGAAAGGGGCTTATCCTGGTTATGCTGGGGACTTGCTGCAGGACGCCACCACAGGTGCCAGCTACAATGCCAATGGTGCTAATGGAAGGAAGTACTTGCTTCCTGCACTATATAATCCTGCAACTTCATCTTGTTCCACTTTGGTTTGAAACATGAGAGGGACTAATGTATAAGCCTAATTAGGTGTTAGATATATTCATTGATttgttcaaattttcatttggttaagCGGAttataatgataaaaaaaaat
Above is a window of Malus sylvestris chromosome 15, drMalSylv7.2, whole genome shotgun sequence DNA encoding:
- the LOC126604669 gene encoding protein PHOSPHATE-INDUCED 1-like, which gives rise to MGFNSGQWLLKLFVVATLFQVSFGSSRLFQVSLATRKLSELVQDQTQLLKYHNGPLLSGKITINLIWYGNFKPSQKAIVSDFISSLSSPSKTTQPSVAAWWKTTEKYYHLTSNKKSNSLSLSLGRQILDQKYSLGKSLTTKQIVALAAKGDQKNAINVVLTSADVAVDGFCMNRCGTHGSASGATKTGHIKGSKNYKFAYIWVGNSESQCPGQCAWPFHQPIYGPQSPPLVAPNNDVGLDGMVINLASLLAGTATNPFGNGYFQGPAEAPLEAASACPGVYGKGAYPGYAGDLLQDATTGASYNANGANGRKYLLPALYNPATSSCSTLV